The Salvia miltiorrhiza cultivar Shanhuang (shh) chromosome 1, IMPLAD_Smil_shh, whole genome shotgun sequence genome has a window encoding:
- the LOC131018644 gene encoding COP9 signalosome complex subunit 8, with product MDFSALNEALAFKSYDKVADICDTLMLQAASEGVSFQEDWPYAIHLIGHIYINDINSARFLWKKIPLPVKESQPEVSAAWKIGQRLWIKDYPSVHEAIREFIWSPQCQGIMAAFSELYTKRMFELLQSAYSTISIQDTALFLGMNEEDATNYIVQHGWIVDPASRMLTVKKQAVATEQKLDQSKLQRLTEYVFHLEH from the exons ATGGATTTCTCAGCTCTGAATGAAGCACTCGCGTTCAAGTCCTACGACAAGGTCGCAGACATATGCGATACTCTCATGCTCCAG GCTGCATCTGAGGGCGTCTCTTTTCAGGAAGATTGGCCCTACGCCATTCATCTAATCGGTCACATCTATATCAATGACAT TAATAGCGCAAGGTTTTTGTGGAAGAAGATACCGTTACCAGTGAAAGAGAGCCAGCCAGAGGTATCGGCTGCGTGGAAAATTGGGCAGAGGCTGTGGATCAAGGATTACCCTAGTGTTCATGAAGCCATTCGTGAGTTTATTTGGAGTCCACAGTGTCAGGGAATTATGGCAGCTTTCTCCG AGCTGTACACCAAAAGGATGTTTGAACTGCTGCAATCTGCTTATTCAACAATAAGTATTCAAGATACTGCGCTGTTCCTTGGAATGAACGAGGAGGATGCAACAAATT ACATAGTGCAACACGGCTGGATTGTGGATCCTGCGTCCCGCATGCTCACCGTGAAGAAGCAGGCCGTTGCGACTGAACAGAAACTGGACCAAAGCAAATTACAACGGCTTACTGAATATGTTTTTCACCTTGAGCACTGA